TACTTTCAGCTTTATGAAGCTTTAATTCACAGTAAAGTGTGTTCATTCATCAGCTCACACCACACATCTGTCTTATCCATGTCCAGTTACACAGTCATTCAATTAAACCCTTTGGCTTTCATGAAATCAACCCAATTGTCTGAGGTGACACAGGCAAGCAATTTGACATTATCATGTGTTTATTTGCTCactagagtggaaaaaaaaattacctccTTTCACATCTCAGATGGTAGGAGTGGAGTTGTGACTGTTCATGgaagttattttttcttttctttttcttttagggcCCACGATGTCCAGCGAAGTGCAGAGACCGGACGACAGCCCCAGCACCAGCGGGGGCAGCTCGGATATCGAACAAAGAGAAACAGTACCACCGGAACAGGAGCGAGAGCAAGCACAGCCCAAAAAGAAGGAGACTAAGATCTCGAGTAAAACTGCTGCTAAACTTTCAACTAGTGCCAAGAGGTAAAAGCGGgataaaaaaaacctgaatatgtGACTTGGGAGTGTTTTACACAATGCTTGTTTGTTAAACTAAGGGCCTCTCCACTCGTGCCCTCAGTGGTGTGAAGTTATATAAAAAGATGATAGTCCCCCCTGGCATTGTCACTTCAAACATCCACGCTGTTCAGTGTGACATTAAACCCACAGAACGAGGAAACTCTCACATTCACTGCACTGCACTGAGGTGTCAGTGCTGTCATTTGGAAGAGGTATTCCTTTCCCACCGTGTTTGTTTAAATGGCTCCACCAACACTACTTACAATCCACCAGTTTTTGcagttattctaaaaaaaaaaaacgcaatgaCGGGATTATGCAACGCACCCAGCAAAGGTTGGCTGAGGCCGCTGAGTTCTTTTTATAACCACCACTGATGTTATGAACATCTCCCCTTTTTGTATGTGTATGATTCAGTTAAAAGCAGCCTCTGTGAGGGCCTTAAGCacaacaaaagacaacaaaaggaGAGGCTGCACTGTTGTCTGAAGTATGTGCTTATGTTAACTTGACtttagcagcagtagcagcagcgtTTGGATTCAGTCACCCTACACAGTCTGAATCATCGGTTTGCACGCTTAACTGCTGCAGATTCTTACAACAGTCATATTTAGCCCCATGCCTCATCTGccttttagttttgttttcatggCACAGACACATGACTATAATAGAAAAGACTAAATGAATGAAACCTTTTAATTAGGTTGTGGgtgatatatttaaaaaaatgtcatttagaTACACATTTTCATCTGATTTGACAGTGATTATTAAACAAATGTCAACATGTAGTTATTTCTctccagtttaacccttaaagacccagtgcttttgtGGCAGATCTCAAATGAATTATTCTccctatttaaactttcttaagtgatttatcaccagttattatagtATTGTCTGCTGTATTgtctttttttcactgaaaatcatgtattttcctatatttaattcactgatcatataggtgttcataaaagctcagattaaagttgatggttattctatcagaaacagagaaaactgagaaaaaggtgactttttcagcagtatatcaataactgaacataaaacaagtgttttcatccacttgtagaagatgacggggtttccatgtcactaaggagcctctgaacatccaaatgggtcatatctgatgaccatgaaaagatgacaaatagcgttttacaccaattatttacatgtattgatagaattagtggatcatcaggtattaaacattttagatcagtagatggttttggtttatgACAGATGTTTGGGTTATGGGTTAGAACAAGGCTTTTAAAGCTGGTTACATCCAATGTTAAACATTACCATCACTTCCTTGTTTGAGGGTGGACCATGTTAATATGCCCTTAACTAAGCAAGCAGCACCATACGACTGCATATCATCCCCATCCCTGTCAAATATTAGTAGCACTTATTCCTGTTAGTGTAGTTTCACTGATTTATCCACTGACGGCAGATGAGTCatatcagtaggtgcttttggtcactggtggatatttgggtctttatgagttacagTATGTGATGCAGATGTTTTTGTCCTCTAACAATATGAACAGACAAATTGCATTTAATCAGATGATTTCCattctgatttgggccacatccATATTTGGCCAAATATCACATATAGCTGAGGTTTGTTTTTGTAGTGTGACCTCAGCCTAAATTATCACCTCTGACTTCACTCCAGCCTGACAGTTGGGATAAGTTTTGCTTTATCCTCAACCACATCTCTGTTGTCTGCTCTCAAAGCTTCCTCTTTCACTGCACATCATCTTGTAAATGAAACGGTAAAAGCGCTGACTTCAGTGGCCTCCATGTTTACTTCAACAGCGTGGCCGCAGGTGACACTGTGACACGATTATGTCATACCCTTTTGAGCATTTCAAGTCAGTTCAGGACCGTGACCTGTTCCCACTGGAGTCAGTTATTGGCCACATTTACAacaagaaaaagacacaaaaatccaCTCTGAGCAATATGTGAATTGTGCACAAAAGCTGACAGAGTGAATGGAACCTCAGCTTGTCCAGTCATTGTTTCACTATCACGgctttgttttagtttgaatcatgttttgtcttgaaTTATTTCAGTCGATCAGATTGAATTTTTGGACCGTAACTCCTGACTCTCCTGGAATCATTTATTGACTGTTGCAGTTTTATAGCCTCTGATACAGACAACAACCCTGTGTGTATCTGCATCATGTTCCCTATTTATGCCTTACACCATTTTTAGAATATACTCCGTGTCCTGCAGCAGCTAGATCACAATTGAACATTGTGTTGTTAATATAAACTGTAGTTCCTCATGGtgaaaaatgtgattaaaagcTCATTTAATGTCTTCATAATCTTGAAACAACATGAACCTCTTGTTGTACACAAATGACTTTGGCTCTCACACTGTAGAGATTTACACCCCAGGCAAAGATTTGAACATGAACCTGTTTGTTTTCCAGGATTCAGAAGGAACTTGCAGAAATAACACTAGACCCACCTCCAAACTGCAGGTAAGAAGATTTTATCTTTTCTGAGTATTTCTTTAATGAGTCATAAGCCTCGAGCTGTAATGAagttgaaaaatgtgtttttttcaagGCTCCTGCAATAGAAAGGCCACACTGTAACGCACCTGCTTTTGTCTGTTCCTGTAACGctgatgctgtgtgtgtgtgtgtgtgtgtgtgtgtgtgtgtgtgtgcgtgtctgtgtgtttgtgatgGTAATCTCAGGTGTATTTAGAGTAAATCTGGACCATTCAGATGTAGTTCTGCAAAAAGCATGCCGCAACCTCGGTTGAAAGAGCAGCTTTTTTGtgtattatgttttcactcaaatGGTGGAGAATAAGCGGCAGTGTGACTTTAAACCCCTGTTTCGATTCTCTTGTGGTTCCCCCTCTCTCTGTTGGGGATTTACCACAGACAATGGTTATTGTGTGCTGCTGCCGCGGCTCTCAGCTCTTTGAGGAAGAGATATGGTCACGAGCGAGTGGCGCACCGCATGTACATCAGTCTCCTGACGTGAAAAAAGGCTTGGGTTATGTAGCGCAGCCCTCAACGACCAATCTATGTAATATTTTGCATCATTCAGTATGGGGGTCCGGACTTGATTTGATTCTGGAGAACCTCCAATTTAAGTGTGGTTATTTCACATCCTGATTTTACCTTCTCTTTGTGAACAGATGAATTTACTGATACAATTGAAAATGTGGGTTTTACTGTGACGTCCAGCAGTGATGTTGCAGAATACACTGCATCATACACTGGCCACTGAAAAGCATGGGAAACCTTTGTTAGAGACTTTATGtctgttgtgtttatttatttatttgtgtttgatgCGTATTTAGCGTAACGGGGCAAGAAAATCCAGTTATCTTTCAGcatgttgtaattcaagtggtctgagagactGAGGGCTATAGAAAATCAACTGTGTGATGCAAGTTTTTGGCTAATGCTGGCAtattcagacaggtaggaggatTTAATACGTGCAGACAGCTATAACTACCAATCAGATTCAGTCAGCATTAAACAGCATGAAACAACATCATGTCATGTATATTCATACTTACATGCTGTTGCGTGCcatcgggaagatgatccttttcACTTGTGAAGTCGAAATTATAAGTGCATTATGTTCAAGTGCTTCTGTtgtcgtagtgaaatgaaaatggctgacacacaatttaccatgacctgctacttgggttaAACAGTTGTGGACATGTTTATTCTtctgggtcagtgtatcttttggtaattggattttctcttcagaaacaaaagaaaaactagtggttaatttgaTTTACGCTTTAAAATACATgagttaaaattgaatttcaaggtgtttttctttttcaatgtcaaaacagacaaaccaaatttaaaaaacggtttgatttttgttttttctttctaataacaaaaaagaaagttactacctgacagaaatagaaaaacggaccaaaaatgcctttttttttttttttttctttttttcaatttctgagaccagatgttatCACTTTCAAGGAAAGAGccctaatgcctaggtcacaaagattcttatgaatgatggttgtacgaaatctggacatcgtagacatgctccctccactaATAtcaacaaactccagatttcatacgaactggaagattagTACAAACCCAtctaagaatctttgtgacctaggcattagggctctttccttaaaaatgacagcagaaaatgaaaaaaactgccgTTTTTGGTCCGATTTTCCATTTtggtcaggtagtaactttcttttttgttattagaaagagaaaacaaaaatcaatccgttttttaaatttggttctgCTACAGCATATttgttttggacatttttttttgcaaattgtgtacaCTATAAATGTGCAGTAGAACGTTAAGAAAAGTATTGTTTATTCATTCGTGATGAATCCCTCGTTGCTCgctgccatgttgaaaaggtcaaaagtTATTTATCTCCGCAGCTCCTGTAGAAAACATTTTTCCCAGTTTTCCAGTGGAAGATATGACGTGAGGCGTTCATGTGCAGTTTTCTGGTTTGTAACTTGTGTTAATTCCCAGAATGTGAAGGCAGCATTTGTCTTTGGACTGAAGGAAGGAATCTACAGAGGGAAGATGTGTCAAACTggcttttttttccactgtgatCTTTGGCTCCGTCATGGGTGTCAATATTAGGCCTACATCTTAATGCTAAATGCCACATCAAGGAAACCAGCAAAAAGATGACATTTCATTGTTTCAGCCTCTTTCTGTAAAACAAGTGGTTTCACCTTGTTTAGGTCTTTCTCTGTAACAGTTGCAGAGTTTTCAGCTTGGCTTTGCTGtctctgatatttttttctttcttacttttttttctgaGTTGACAAAAAGTATATAAATCCGATCAGAACATCTAGCAAAATACTTGTATCCTTCAAGTACATGATCTGAAAACAAGAGATGTTGCAGTATAAAATGCCCATTATCACTGCTTATGTGATGTTTATTAAATTCTCTCATTTTGGTCTTGAAGTAACATCTAATCTTCAAGACAAAGACCACAATAAGTAGCAGAGGTTGGCTGTAAAGATGCGGTTGTTCTAATCAGTGCGTATTTAGATTCGGTTTAATCCAACATACAAAATAGCAAATATGTTATTTACTGatatttttgaaaatatttttagatattttattaaaatgtaaactattttagatttttttttttttttaataatagaaAAGATCTGTGCATGTGCAGACCATCAGGTACACAAAAGTCTTTATCCACTGCTGAAGGAAAATCAGACTCATACAGATCAGTAGTTTGACACTTATTAAGCATTTAGTACAGTTGTTGCGAGGGGCAGCGACTTCTGTCTTTGAAAGTTAACTTAAATAACACACAGTGACACCATCATGGATTATACCTGTGTTCATTACAGTGCAGTAATGACCTGCTGATTCAGCTCTTGAGTGCAAATGAAGAAAGTCAATGGAATGTGGATGTGGTACGACCGGTGAGGACAGTTAAGGAGAAATCTGGGATGCTGGTGCTCACCGTCCATTTTGAAATTGGTTGAATTGTTTTATAGGCGCCTGATTAAAATGATTAAAGAAATAGCTCGGTGTGACTCATCTGGCGATTTGGAGCGACTACACCCCAGACAGCCTTGTTTATTGCATGAATTAATCCCCCCCTGGGTCTCATCAGAACCCCGGCATCATTAACGATAAACATTGAGCTAACCTTTTCATTCCAGCTCACAGCCCAGTTCTGTTATTGTACTGAAGGCTAACAGAGATGTTGTTTTTCCTCGAGGACTCTAATCTATTtcaaaccccccacacacacacacacacacacacacacacacacacacacactcccccccacccccatccctccCTTCCACCAAAAAACTAGGTTGGCTCACACGAAGGATTTAGCTGGAGGACACGAGTAAGTCATTTGAAAGTAAAATAATCGCTAGCGGAAATTTCACAGTCATCGTCTTAGTGGGGAACTAGTTGCCTGGGAAACAATTAAGCTTCTTCAAGATAATCCTTTCTGTGTGTGGTGTTCCCTTTCTGTACAGTCAAAATGATACGAAAATCGAATAATGGTTTTGTGCGATGCATCCAAATAGATTAGCCCTGTGTTAACAATGGCAGAGGGGGTCAGACGTGTCAAAGGAAATTTCTCATGCAAGCAATCATTTACATAGTCGAATGGATGTGCACGGCGGCGGAGCGAGTGTCATCATTTGTATGCCGCACTCGTCGCTCCCGGCCAGGTTAGCCTGAAAGGTTATTcatttcaacccccccccccccgccctcctGAGACAAATGGAGTCACAGACTGTTCCACCccagcccccaccccacccccttgtTCAGGAGCCAAGCAGAGAGTTGTGTTAAAAAGAGTCACTCCAGTACATTTGGTGAACGCCGCACCCCCCAGGGCTGGGTGATGATGCTCAGCTGTCTGAGGAcccccaccacctcctcctcgcCACTTTGTCCAGGCCGTCCTGATCATGTGGTTAAAATCCACACCTACTGTCTCCTCCTCTGTATCATCTTCGAGGCGACTAAAGACTCTGCAGTTGTCCCCTCCACTGCAACATGGAGAGTCCTGCTTGTTGTGTTCCAGATGAAAGCTGAGAGCCAGAATGAATCAGTGGAAGTGTGAAGGATCTAATTTAATAACACATCTGTGACAGGAGGTCCGTCGTTTAAGAAAGCAATCCGCTCTTTCTATTAAAATCCCTCCAAGGCTGCtgtgttaattatttattttttaatgccttATTTAATAGTACAACCTGAAGTTACGTTAACTAGACATTTAGTTTtcttggcccatttcagattttttttttacattctaacCTGATTGTGATTTTTGTAAAGGACCAGGGTTTTCCTTACCATTGTAAGCCTCAGTTGATTGGGGTAAGATTTAagccacattcaactaaaaagTCAATGCATCAATATGAACAGGATGACTTTTCCCACCTCTTATGTTTGTAGTG
The window above is part of the Sphaeramia orbicularis unplaced genomic scaffold, fSphaOr1.1, whole genome shotgun sequence genome. Proteins encoded here:
- the LOC115416847 gene encoding ubiquitin-conjugating enzyme E2 E2-like; the encoded protein is MSSEVQRPDDSPSTSGGSSDIEQRETVPPEQEREQAQPKKKETKISSKTAAKLSTSAKRIQKELAEITLDPPPNCR